The sequence GCCGCTCATCTCTCTCCAAGGCAATATCTGAGAAACGGCGCAGCATCCCGAAAGTGCGGAAGGCTTTGTCTTCAAGACCTGTGAACTCCGAACTTCGGGCAAGCCCGAGAAACAGCAGGTGAACTAGAAGGTGATCTGGGAGAGGAGCCCGATAGACGAGCTCAATGTCCCGGATTTGCTTCTTCTTGTAAAGAAACCAAAAAACGATGGGTGAGAGCCAGGAGAACTCCGGGTTCTTAACCACACCGGTATAAGCTACATTGCCGTAGGGGCCACTCGGCCGGACAAAGTCAACCAGTTCGTTAAAGCGGGCGATCTCGTTGCGAACTAGCCGTCCGTAGAGGTTATCTGCTTCGAAGTCCTTTAAACGGTGGACCGTCGGGAAAAGTCGCCCGTCCCGAACGATAAGCTCTACCGGAGGTGGGAATCCTACGAAAGGTCTGTTGCCCCTCGGTCTCCAGCGCGCCTCACCACGCAGAACCCGAAGATCCTCGGTATATTGCCGCAGAGAGAGGGCGGCATAGCGGGCATGCCGTAAATCCTCTTCGCCGAAGAGCTCCCGCAACCGTTCGGCCAAAAGAAGGCCTTCTTCAGCAGCTCGGATGTCATTGTAGTGTCTCAGGTCCTCCGGGAAGATATCGTAATCCGTGTAAGCAGCGTCTCCACCTCCGGCCGCCTCCAGAGCAGCGGCAGCGGCAAAAATGTGCACCTCAGAGGGGGGAAGGAAGCTTCCTTCCCGGTGCTCTATTGTGATTTCAGCCACAGAGGAATCGGTACCAGCCCAGGACTTTGAAGTAGGGGGGGGACTCACCCCGATGATCTCAAGGACGCGAGTACCGTAGATGCGGCGCCTTAGCCGTTTCTGCACTTCTTCCCTTTCAAGTTTTGGTTGGTCGTCTGGCCAATACCCCTTTTTGCGCAGGTCGGAGAGCGACGGCAAGCCCAGAATAGAAGGTTCCAGCCCCCACAGATCAACGAAATAACCCCGAAGACGTCCAAGCCGGATCTGAAGTATTTCGTACAATTGCTCGGCCTCCTCGGCGTTTTCTGGAGTAGGCCGCCTTCTTAGCTCTAGGAATTTACGAGCAATCCCATCGATGTCCATCAGAAGTCCCTCGAGCATGGATGTCAAGAGTTGGACGGGGTCTTGTTCGGCCAACTCCGGGGCGGCCTCCATTATCGCTTCGGCCAGACTCTCGTCTTCAACTTGCCCAAGGGCAATCATCCTAAGGACCGATTGAGTTTCCTTCCTATTCCACCGCTCCTGCTCCTCTCTTTGTAAATGCTCGTCTGCTTGGCCCTTAGGAGGAGGTAGATCGTCCAAGGCTTTGACCTCGGCGTTTCTAACACCCTCGATCAATTCCAGTAGGGACATCTGCTTGGGGAGGAACCGGCGTAAGATGTAAACCCGCTCTGGCCGGCCCGGCCCCTGACCTCGCCGGGTAGTTGTTACAAGCAGAGGTTCCCCGTTCCCCTCACCCCATAGGAGTTCTCGGAGAACGCGGCGCACCGTCCGCTCCGAAGCCGATTTGCCGAGTCTAAAGAGGCGGATAGTGAGTTCCCCTAGGGTGAGACCTTCCCGTCCGGCCTCCTCCAAGAGCCTCAGAATCGCTTCCCGGAGTTCTTTGTCTTTTCCTCTTTCCATCGACGTACCTCCTCGGCCATATTTGGTGTAGGTGCCCCCTCCGGAGTTTTCCGCGTCCGGATTTCCACCTCGACAGGGTGCCGAAGTATGTCTGCCCCGGAAACAACGATGGCGCGTCCCTTAGGCAGCCTGGCGATCCTCTCCACCACGTCCTCAGAGAGGTCGCCAAGCATCCCGGAGATGAGCCGTAGATCCTCGCGGTCTAGGGCGAAAACAATCCGTGTGTTGCAGGTAAGCAGTGCTTGCTTGTCCATCGACGAAGGGCTTTGCGTAATGAGGACAATCCCGATGGCGTCGTGACGAGCAGTGCGGACCAGCTCTCGGATCACACGGGTCGAAGGGGTTGTCTCGCCGCCTCCCGGCAGGAAGAGGTGGGCTTCGTCAACGAGAAGGACAAAGGGGGGAATAAAATTATTCCGTCTTAGAATCTGCAACAGACGGGCGGAAGCCCCTACGATTAAGTTGCGATCCTCTTGGCCTAAGTGGCCAACATAGACGTTAACAATAGGGTAGCTACGCAACTTTTGCGGCCAATCCGACAACTTATCCTCCAGCAGAGGCGAGCGCCTCACCGCTACCTCGACCCTTCGGACAGCACGCTCCCCTACACTTACTTGGCCAAATGCTGAGGCCAAACTACGGATCCGGTCGAGTAACTCTTGGAGGGGGATCTGAATGGTTCCTTCTCTTTTCAGTTGGTCGAGGGCCTTCCCAAAGATTTCATCGTAGGCCAAAGCCACCAGCTCTGACTGGTCCTTGGTCAGATTAGGCACAAAGGATAGAAACTCAGAGAGACCGATGATCGAGTACGCGACTTTGAAGTCTTCACCTGCCTTGAGGTTAAGCCCCCCTAGGGATCGAGTCATTTCGATGGCGTCACCAAGGACATCGAACGAAACTACGGGGATTTCCTTATCCGTCAGTTCTTCCACAAAGACGTGAGCTGCGTAACTTTTCCCCACGCCCGTGCGACCGACAACTGCGATGTGGCGAGGTACGGCCTCGAGAGGCAAGCGAAATTCGGCGGCTTCTTGCCCTGAGCGCACCCTTCCCAAGAAGAGGCTCTCTTTTCCAAGGGACGCGCCAAGGAGGAGCGGAATGAGGTCAACGGGTAGCTCGAAAACCGATGCGCCAGTGCGAGGTAGCAGAGTTGCTTCCCTAACGTCTAGTAATCTACCTTCTTCATCAAGGATAAGCTCGCCCAACAGCTCTACCCGGGCCACGCGCGCCCGGTACGGGGAGTGATCGTCGAATCGGGTCGATCGGTGCTCCTCCAGTCCGTATGCTACCCCGCGTTGGAGCCGCCACGGGTCGGCTTTTGTGTTCTCCTCAACGGCCTGAACAATCCGTCCGTAGTGGAAAAGCGCGCCGTCCTCGTCCCTATCGATGAGAACAAAGGTTCCAAGGGGGGGATCGTAACCCGCCTCAATATGGACGGGGGCCGTGGTGTAGGTCGGTGAGCCCGTGTAGGGAGACGAACTCACCGTCCCAAGTTTCTTCATCCGTTCCCTTTTGATCAATGCCATAGCCGGCCTCCTATGCCGGATATTTTAAACGGCAACTTGTCGACCGTCAACCCCCCACTCGTCCCTGGAGGGGCTGCCGCCCCCGGGGACGGGGGTGGAGGTCCGGGGGGTGTACGCCCCCAGGACTGGCCAGCTCGTGGCCCAGGAGGCCCGGGCGGTCCGCCTCTGGGACGACCCCCCGGAGGGGGAGGGCTAGGCCGCCGCCTTGAGGAGGTGCTGCAGGAAGGCTCCCCCTCGTCTGGCGTACCCCTCCCGCACCGCCACCCGGGCCCGGTGGTAGGCGTGCACCAGGGCGTGGGGGCTGAGCTTCCCCTCCACCACCTTCCAGAGGAGGCCCGCGTAGAAGCGCCGGGAGTGGGGGTCGCCCAGCTCGTGGGCCATGCGCTCGGAGAGGAGGTCGATGACCGTGGGCCGGTCCTGGGCCTCCATCTCCGCCAGGAGGAAGGCGGCCTCTATGGTGGGGTTCTCCGTGGGGGCGGGCCGCAGAAAGTCCAGGGCGGGCACCTCCCGGATCCCCAGGGTCCACTTGACCAGGAGCTCCAGGGAGACCCGCTCGGGGCGTAAGCGCTCCGTCTGGTCCCCCTTCTTTCGCCGCTTGCCCTTGGGGTAGATGACCCGGAAGGCGGTCCTGCCCTCCTCCAGGTCCTTGGCCATGTCCCGCCAAGGGTGGGTGAGGTCCCCGTGCTCGAAGCGGGCCCGCCCGGGCTTGAGGCGCACGGCCCAGACGGTGCCGGTGTTGAGGTTCTGCGCCTCCCCGCCCCGCACCGCCGTGGCCACGTGGGTCTTGCTCCGGAGGAGGCCCGCCTCCTCCAGGGGGCCCGCCCAGCGCCAGACCGTGGTGCGGTGCACCCCGAGGAAGGAGGCCACGAGGTCCACGGGGAGGTGGAAGACGGCCTGGCCGGCCTTCCTGGCGGCCTTGGGGCCAAACCTCTCCCGGAGGTAGCGGCGGCCCAGGGCGGCGAGGAGGAGGAGGAGGCGGAGGGGTCCCGCCTGCAGGCCCTTCTCCTCGGCCAGGGCCAGGAGGTCCTGGAGGGCCTGACGCCTGGGGTCGTCCTCTGGGGTCTCGGCCAGGGTCTGCTGGAGGAGACCCTTGACCCAGGCCAGGGCGCGGTTTTCTCCGTCTTGGACGGTCATCATCGGCTTTGGGGTTGCCGTGCAACATTCATTGTCCCAACGCCCCGGCGTAAAGCCGGAGGGGGGACAACGCCCGCCAGCCGCCTCGAGGGGAAATTCAAGGTGGTCCACCTTTGGGGGGGTAGAAACTGAATGTTGCACGGCAAAAGTGCCCTCCTGGACGGCGCTCCCGGAAGGGGGGGTGTACGGGGCCTCCGGGGCCGGGGAAGGGGGGGCCTCCTGAGAGGTGGGGGCCTCCGCCTCCCCAGACCGGGCCAGGGCCAGGGCCTCCTCGGGGTCCAGGCCGTGCATGGCGGCCCACGCACGCAAAGCCTGCTCCCCCAGGAGGGGGTTCCTCTGGAGAAGGTCCTGGATGCTAGTGAGGGCTTCGTTCTGAAGGGCTTCCGGCCGGATTGGAGTCTCCACTCTTGCCTCCTTCCTCCCGGCCGGGTTAGGATGGAGGCCTCCTGCCGGGGAGGTCTCGGCCTAACTGGCCGGGGCTTCTTTTTGCATGATACCGGCCGGTCCATGAGTTTCGCCGGCCGGCGTGGGCCGATCACCCCGGGATCCTAGGAAGCAAAAGGCCCCTCACCGCCCCCAGAACCGCCACCAGGGCCGCCTCCTCAAGGTAGCTTCGCTGACCGGGGGCTCCAGGGCCTTCAGGACCTCCCTGAGGCGGGCGTTCTCCTCCCGCAGGGCCCGGAGCTCCCCCTCCACCCGCTCCAGCCGCTCGGCCAGGTCCCGGAGGAGGGCCAGGGCCTCCCCCTCGGAGGGGAGGGCGAGGCCGGCGGCCGGGAAGTCCCCCTGGACCCGGGCCAGGGCCTCCTCCAGGGGGATCCCCTCCCGAAGGTGGACCTCCCTGGCCGCCTGGAGGCGGGCCACGGCCTCCGTGGGCCAGAGCCGGCCCCCCCGAGGATCCCGGGGCAGGGGGGCTACCCGTTCCTCCCACAGGGCGGCGTAGCGCCGGAGGGTGGCCGGGGAGACCCCCAGGGCCCGGGCGGCCAGGTGGGGGGGCAGGAGGGTCTGGCCGAGGTCTTCCCCTTCCGAGTGGTCCATGACCGCAGTCTACCCAGGCGCTCAGGGTGAGCGCTTACCGCTCACCCCCGGCGCTGAGCGGGCGCTCACCCCCTTGGGGCGATTCCGGAAGGGCGCACCGAAGGGCCTAGGCCACCCAGACAAAGGCGGCCCTCCTTGGGTAAGCTCAGGGGCGTGCGGGAGAAGCCCGTCCGGCTCACCGCCCACGCTCGTATGCGCCTCGCCCGAGGAGCCACCCAGGAAGAGGTGGAGCGGGCCATACGGGAAGCCCCCTGGGCGCCAGCCCTGGAGGGAAGGTGGAGCGCCACCCTAGAGTTCCCTTTCGCGGGGGAGTGGAACGGTCGGCGCTACAATGCCAAGCAGGTTCGGCCCATCTTCGTGGAGGAAGAGGACGCCTTAGTGGTCATCACCGTTTACGTCTACTTCCTGCCCAAGGGGGGTCTCTGAAAGGAGGAAGCATGCGAATCACCTACGACCCGGAAGCCGATGCCCTCTACATCGCCTTCGGGGAGGGCCCCGCCACGGTGGAGGAGGTAGCCCCGGGGGTAGCCCTGGACTGGGACAGGGAGGGAAGGCTCTTGGGGATTGAGATCCTGGACGCCAGCCGGCGCCTCTCGGACCCCAGGGCCCTCTCTCGCCTCCTCTTGGAGGCCCTCCCCACCTGGGAGAAGGCGGGGGCCTAGGCCGTCCGGTCGGGCAGGATGGGGCCCTCCGGAACGACGACCAGGCGGAGCTCCTCTCCCTGGAAGAGGGCGTAGACCAGGGGGCCTTCCCCGCCTCCCTCCCCTCGGCCTTCGCGGCCGTAGGCCTCAATGGACTCCCAGGCCCGGGCAAGGAGGTCGTCCCGGCCTCGGTTCAGGTGTTCCCCGGAGGTGGGGGAAAGGTGGGGCATGAGCTCGTGGCGGGCGATCCGGCTCCGGTCCCGATGGACCCCGCCT is a genomic window of Thermus tengchongensis containing:
- a CDS encoding ATP-binding protein, with the protein product MALIKRERMKKLGTVSSSPYTGSPTYTTAPVHIEAGYDPPLGTFVLIDRDEDGALFHYGRIVQAVEENTKADPWRLQRGVAYGLEEHRSTRFDDHSPYRARVARVELLGELILDEEGRLLDVREATLLPRTGASVFELPVDLIPLLLGASLGKESLFLGRVRSGQEAAEFRLPLEAVPRHIAVVGRTGVGKSYAAHVFVEELTDKEIPVVSFDVLGDAIEMTRSLGGLNLKAGEDFKVAYSIIGLSEFLSFVPNLTKDQSELVALAYDEIFGKALDQLKREGTIQIPLQELLDRIRSLASAFGQVSVGERAVRRVEVAVRRSPLLEDKLSDWPQKLRSYPIVNVYVGHLGQEDRNLIVGASARLLQILRRNNFIPPFVLLVDEAHLFLPGGGETTPSTRVIRELVRTARHDAIGIVLITQSPSSMDKQALLTCNTRIVFALDREDLRLISGMLGDLSEDVVERIARLPKGRAIVVSGADILRHPVEVEIRTRKTPEGAPTPNMAEEVRRWKEEKTKNSGKRF
- a CDS encoding MerR family transcriptional regulator, giving the protein MDHSEGEDLGQTLLPPHLAARALGVSPATLRRYAALWEERVAPLPRDPRGGRLWPTEAVARLQAAREVHLREGIPLEEALARVQGDFPAAGLALPSEGEALALLRDLAERLERVEGELRALREENARLREVLKALEPPVSEATLRRRPWWRFWGR
- a CDS encoding DUF4258 domain-containing protein; this translates as MREKPVRLTAHARMRLARGATQEEVERAIREAPWAPALEGRWSATLEFPFAGEWNGRRYNAKQVRPIFVEEEDALVVITVYVYFLPKGGL
- a CDS encoding DUF2283 domain-containing protein, which encodes MRITYDPEADALYIAFGEGPATVEEVAPGVALDWDREGRLLGIEILDASRRLSDPRALSRLLLEALPTWEKAGA